The following proteins are co-located in the Salvelinus fontinalis isolate EN_2023a chromosome 29, ASM2944872v1, whole genome shotgun sequence genome:
- the slitrk2 gene encoding SLIT and NTRK-like protein 2, which translates to MLNSVLLLSVLTVTSFSSKTESRKTSKDICKNRCSCEEKENILSINCENKGFTTVSLFQPPPNKICQLFLNGNFLSRLNPNEFVSYGNVTSLHLGNNGLQEIKTGAFTGLRFLKRLHLNNNNLEIIKEDTFAGLESLEYLQTDYNYISAIEAGAFGKLNKLKVLILNDNLLLSLPNNVFRFVMLTHLDLRGNRLKMLPFAGVLEHIGGIMEIQLEENPWNCTCDLIPLKAWLDTISVFVGDIVCETPFRLHGKDITQLIKQDLCPRRNAGDSNHRAMQPPSDSQYHGLSPTLHPGVTPTKTPRASRPPKMRNRPTQRVTSSKDKQVFGPIMVYQTRSPVPMTCPSICVCTSQNPDSGLNINCQERKLHNITELTPKPSYPKKLHLTGNYLQTIYRTDLTEYSSLELLHLGNNRIAVIQNGAFENLANLRRLYLNGNYIESLSQSLFAGLQSLQYLYLEYNVIKDILPQTFNSLHNLQLLFLNNNLLRSLPDNVFGGTMLTRLNLRNNHFSHLPVRGVLDQLSAFIQIDLQENPWDCTCDIVALKNWMELSSTSVVVNEITCDSPSKHAGRLLRSLRNDAICPEPNEITITKAPTVRPSTDSTPPSAITPTDEQVPEMHAEVPLSVLILGLLVVFILSVCFGAGLFVFVLKRRKGADSVPASANNVDLNSFQVQYGSYNTEPTADKTETHVYNYIPPPVGQMCQNPICMQKDSEQVAYYRNLKELSFSTMDTKKSELPPSPYTISTVEFIEKQSCGNREPELLYQNIAERVKELPTAGALNYNFCTLPKRQFIPQYETTRRHNQDRLNKTVLYGTPRKYYANQSKNEHPVLPGKLKTEPDYLEVLEKQTAMSQL; encoded by the coding sequence ATGCTGAACAGCGTTTTGTTGCTCAGCGTTTTAACTGTGACCAGTTTCTCATCGAAAACTGAGAGTCGCAAAACTTCGAAAGACATTTGTAAGAACCGCTGCTCATGTGAGGAAAAGGAGAATATATTGAGCATCAACTGTGAAAACAAAGGATTTACAACGGTTAGTCTATTTCAACCCCCACCGAACAAAATCTGTCAACTCTTTCTCAATGGAAACTTTCTTTCGAGGCTGAATCCAAACGAGTTTGTCAGTTATGGTAATGTGACATCACTTCATCTGGGGAACAACGGGTTACAGGAGATAAAGACTGGAGCTTTTACTGGACTGAGATTTTTAAAACGACTTCATCTCAATAACAATAACTTGGAGATAATCAAGGAGGACACATTTGCTGGTTTAGAGAGTTTGgagtatttacagacagattataatTACATCAGCGCCATTGAAGCAGGTGCATTCGGCAAATTGAATAAACTCAAAGTATTGATTCTCAATGACAacctcctgctctctcttcccAACAACGTATTTCGTTTCGTTATGTTAACGCATTTGGATCTAAGGGGGAACCGGCTTAAGATGTTGCCTTTTGCTGGCGTGCTGGAGCATATAGGCGGCATTATGGAGATCCAACTGGAGGAGAACCCGTGGAACTGCACCTGTGATCTGATCCCCTTAAAAGCCTGGCTGGACACCATATCAGTCTTTGTAGGGGACATCGTGTGCGAGACCCCATTCAGACTGCATGGCAAGGACATTACGCAATTGATAAAGCAAGATCTATGCCCCCGACGAAATGCTGGTGATTCTAATCACCGCGCAATGCAGCCTCCCTCTGATTCCCAATACCACGGCCTTTCTCCCACCCTACACCCCGGTGTCACTCCAACAAAAACCCCAAGGGCCTCCCGTCCCCCTAAAATGAGAAATCGCCCCACACAAAGGGTAACGTCTAGTAAGGACAAACAAGTGTTCGGGCCTATAATGGTTTATCAGACTAGGTCCCCTGTTCCCATGACCTGCCCTAGCATTTGCGTATGCACCTCTCAGAACCCAGACAGTGGATTAAATATCAACTGCCAGGAGAGGAAATTGCATAATATAACAGAGCTTACCCCTAAACCGTCCTATCCAAAGAAATTGCATTTAACAGGCAATTACTTGCAGACCATATACAGAACAGACCTAACCGAATACAGCTCACTAGAGCTCCTCCACTTAGGAAATAATAGAATAGCTGTCATTCAGAATGGGGCCTTTGAAAACCTAGCTAATCTACGGAGACTTTACCTCAATGGCAATTACATTGAAAGTCTATCCCAATCATTATTCGCAGGGCTGCAGAGCCTTCAATACTTATACCTGGAGTATAATGTTATCAAGGACATTTTACCACAGACGTTTAACTCATTACATAATCTGCAGCTGCTGTTCCTAAACAACAATCTACTGAGATCCCTTCCCGACAATGTTTTTGGAGGGACTATGCTGACAAGACTAAACCTGAGGAACAATCACTTCTCCCACCTGCCGGTGCGCGGTGTGCTCGACCAGCTCTCCGCATTCATTCAGATCGACCTGCAGGAGAACCCATGGGATTGCACCTGCGACATCGTTGCGCTTAAAAACTGGATGGAGCTATCCAGCACCAGCGTTGTGGTAAATGAAATCACGTGTGATTCGCCCTCCAAACACGCAGGGCGGCTCCTCAGGTCTCTGCGTAACGATGCAATTTGTCCCGAGCCTAACGAGATCACAATAACCAAGGCCCCCACCGTCAGACCCAGCACTGACTCCACTCCTCCCTCTGCCATCACGCCCACAGACGAGCAGGTGCCCGAGATGCACGCGGAGGTTCCCCTGTCGGTTCTCATTCTGGGACTGCTCGTGGTTTTCATTCTGTCGGTCTGCTTCGGGGCTGGTTTGTTCGTATTTGTGCTGAAACGACGCAAAGGTGCTGATAGCGTTCCAGCCAGTGCCAATAATGTAGATTTAAACTCCTTCCAGGTACAGTATGGTTCTTATAACACAGAGCCCACTGCAGATAAAACAGAGACGCATGTGTATAACTACATCCCTCCCCCCGTTGGTCAGATGTGTCAGAACCCCATCTGCATGCAGAAAGATAGCGAGCAGGTGGCCTACTATAGGAATCTAAAGGAACTaagtttcagcaccatggacactAAAAAGTCGGAGTTGCCCCCAAGTCCATATACCATAAGCACAGTGGAGTTCATTGAGAAACAATCTTGCGGCAATCGAGAGCCGGAGCTGCTTTATCAAAACATTGCAGAGAGGGTTAAGGAGCTTCCGACTGCTGGGGCTCTGAATTATAATTTTTGCACTTTACCGAAAAGACAATTCATTCCTCAATATGAAACCACTAGACGACACAACCAGGACAGGTTGAATAAAACGGTTCTCTATGGGACTCCACGAAAGTATTATGCCAATCAATCAAAAAATGAACACCCTGTGCTGCCTGGGAAGCTAAAAACAGAACCAGACTACCTCGAAGTTCTGGAAAAACAAACTGCAATGAGTCAGTTGTAA